From the genome of Nasonia vitripennis strain AsymCx chromosome 1, Nvit_psr_1.1, whole genome shotgun sequence, one region includes:
- the LOC100679615 gene encoding rho GTPase-activating protein 100F isoform X7 translates to MCDRGGTGCFFSRKEGRGEVTDISASPGRQVPVNQLRPKEPPPMVIQGDFRKERESLLQVSGITNEIFRQLETVENDHDASTAAALEAVEKHGEMVVRVIEPRQMGRQASEAAKKFIAMQDPKHPIHFVEIIKRPGQTLGLYIREGNGVDRNDGVFISRIALETAVYNSGCLKVGDEILAVNLVDVTHMSLDDVVIIMSIPRRLVLAIRHGPHQLVSHSRQNEHKAPPVVVIKKELNEDENDHVTSNHIRDSNRRRGDGREMLPSRSKLGLSGLGSTQDIGASNGDLYYNSRPESHIGWSYQPPPPPVITQQPKPSSTQHFQPYERGYPKTLESLAEKDFTKVHSFYPPTANNGTRRMSAGTGVQSVGGPGSRMPSSASHYATAYGQHPATGRIMPRSGSDQHLPRVDYTSITTPARHTLLRSSLKTGSSALRYGTRYGAQNDTMSSQRQGQFGTLTRRHRPSLDYASDTEATCSSSPRSAYYYYRHNMNNPAQSSAVSHLATLSRSQIGQSTGLRSNSLPRSGRTLPQQPSLRPGLSTVASGLIDQEDSDGALSAPELPAIRRDRGRIPSSPSVFTSDEYRAWLSRTPSTSALYEQIRSTSNRPPRYTYSAENIHAAVNQADYGGYGSYRPMASTLDRLSTRSASAQQVNLANLRASTAISSSSHRAAAGNPRPSSVASNVRSSLAGQKAGGLGGAAANQRASNVRRMRNILDLESSRGSIPTPTPARNIDQRLLDINPAEFLKYKIEKPPTVGTPSSTSSLLSSLADSTGGDFSSGVSGLLWVHLLAGRGLRATTSTSAATTPSTPSGQPSIVNCGLRDLYCVLECDRVHKARTVVRTGDLMFDWDENFELDLVGNRQLDLLVYSWDPQYRHKLCYKGSVHLASLLKESPIHQLAVKVEPRGTIYLRLRYTDAGQTFRRRGLPIISLATRIAPLFGIDLDTVVTRESKTGGVPGGVSTALAMGGSGVPNVPIIVWRCVEEVERRGLDIIGLYRLCGSATKKRILREAFERNARSVDLSSDNVPDINVITGVLKDYLRELPEPLFTKCLYQMMVDALGVCLPDDPQGNAKLMFSILDCLPTVNKCTLIYLLDHLAMVISQCNKMSPASLAVCFGPVLMLHSDESGAPLDFQQPIAVLKYLLEIWPVKSVRKISSAGSTLPRVTPALGNSSNTTSSSSHQPQVSAASQLLHQHHQQSMQQQHQQQQIQQQQQSMQQHQQQQQIQHSHQAQQQQQSQQSGTLPRTGLLWQQQPSLHHQPPTTTTSAVQQLQQQQPPTTTSSRPPPPPPIKPRQVIVSSPGSPSSEDSSSYQESVKMSRQSPATTTTATTSGSMSSSSSVNAMTAAATTSSGFNFSSYSNASHGSTAATTSSSIFVNSKPHPHSTNPFLNAMSNGNGYGNGNGGNGHHHNSNGHSVSFFGNGTNEQVTPTSSVDTEDGGTGQGEEGERGVEGDAEASDDDHLQNKH, encoded by the exons ATGTGCGACAGGGGTGGCACGGGCTGTTTCTTCTCCCGCAAG GAGGGCCGGGGGGAAGTGACAGACATAAGCGCAAGTCCGGGGAGGCAGGTGCCTGTCAACCAGTTGCGCCCCAAGGAGCCTCCCCCTATGGTCATTCAGGGAGACTTCAGAAAG GAGAGGGAGTCTCTGTTGCAGGTGAGCGGAATAACGAACGAGATCTTCAGGCAGTTGGAAACCGTAGAGAACGACCATGACGCCTCAACGGCAGCGGCCCTCGAGGCCGTGGAGAAGCACGGCGAGATGGTCGTCAGGGTCATCGAGCCGAGGCAGATGGGCAGACAGGCCTCCGAAGCTGCGAAAAAGTTCATCGCCATGCAG GATCCAAAGCACCCTATCCATTTCGTCGAGATCATCAAAAGACCCGGTCAGACTCTGGGACTCTACATTCGGGAGGGCAACGGTGTGGATAGGAACGACGGCGTATTCATCTCGAGGATAGCACTGGAGACGGCTGTTTACAACAGCGGCTGTTTGAAG GTCGGCGATGAGATTCTGGCGGTGAATCTCGTGGACGTGACGCACATGAGCCTCGACGACGTGGTGATCATCATGTCGATACCGAGGCGACTGGTGCTCGCCATAAGGCACGGGCCGCACCAGCTCGTCTCGCACAGCCGGCAGAACGAGCACAAGGCGCCGCCGGTGGTCGTCATCAAGAAGGAGCTCAACGAAGACGAGAACGACCACGTCACCAGCAACCACATAAG GGACAGCAACCGCAGAAGAGGCGACGGCCGGGAGATGCTTCCCTCGCGCTCGAAGCTGGGCTTATCCGGCCTGGGCTCGACGCAGGACATAGGCGCGAGCAACGGCGACCTGTACTACAACTCCAGGCCGGAGAGTCACATAGGCTGGTCCTATCAGCCGCCTCCGCCGCCCGTCATCACTCAGCAGCCCAAGCCGTCCTCGACCCAGCACTTCCAGCCTTACGAGCGCGGCTATCCCAAGACCCTCGAGAGCCTCGCTGAGAAG GATTTCACGAAG GTACACTCGTTTTACCCGCCAACGGCGAACAACGGAACGCGGCGCATGTCCGCGGGTACCGGCGTCCAGTCCGTCGGCGGCCCAGGCAGTCGTATGCCCAGCTCGGCATCGCACTACGCCACGGCCTACGGCCAGCATCCGGCCACCGGACGCATCATGCCCAGGAGCGGCTCGGATCAACATCTGCCACGCGTCGACTACACCAGCATCACGACACCGGCGAGGCACACGCTGCTCAGGTCCAGCCTGAAGACCG GTTCATCAGCGTTACGGTACGGCACTCGCTACGGCGCCCAGAATGACACGATGTCGTCGCAGCGTCAGGGCCAATTCGGCACGTTGACTCGTCGGCACAGGCCATCGTTGGACTACGCCTCCGACACCGAGGCCACCTGCTCGAGCTCGCCGCGCTCGGCCTACTACTACTACAGGCACAACATGAACAATCCCGCGCAGAGCAGTGCGGTGTCACATCTTGCAACCCTCTCGCGCTCGCAGATCGGCCAGAGCACAG GCTTGAGATCGAACTCGTTGCCGCGTAGCGGCCGGACGTTGCCGCAGCAGCCGAGCCTTAGACCGGGCCTTAGCACCGTCGCGTCGGGTCTGATCGATCAGGAAGACAGCGACGGAGCCCTCTCGGCTCCCGAACTACCCGCTATCCGACGAGACCGAG GAAGGATACCGTCGTCGCCGAGTGTCTTCACGTCGGACGAGTACCGAGCTTGGTTGAGTCGGACGCCGAGTACCTCGGCCCTCTACGAGCAGATCCGCTCGACGTCGAATCGACCGCCGCGCTACACCTACAGTGCCGAGAACATCCACGCAGCCGTTAACCAG GCGGACTACGGCGGCTACGGCTCCTACCGGCCGATGGCGAGCACACTGGACCGTCTGTCGACCCGTTCAGCCTCGGCCCAGCAGGTGAACCTGGCGAACCTTCGAGCCTCGACGGCGATCAGCTCGTCGAGCCACAGAGCGGCGGCTGGCAATCCGAGACCGTCGTCCGTCGCGTCGAACGTCAGGTCGTCATTGGCAGGACAGAAAGCCGGTGGCCTCGGAGGAGCCGCGGCTAACCAACGCGCCAGCAACGTCCGTAGGATGCGCAACATCCTCGACCTCGAGTCGAGTCGAGGCAGCATACCCACGCCGACGCCTGCCCGAAACATAGACCAAAGACTACTAGACATTAATCCTGCAG AGTTCCTGAAGTATAAGATAGAGAAGCCACCGACGGTGGGAACGCCGAGCTCGACGAGTTCGCTGCTGAGCTCACTGGCCGACAGCACGGGCGGCGACTTCTCCAGCGGGGTGAGCGGTCTGCTCTGGGTCCACCTTCTCGCCGGACGCGGCCTTCGCGCCACCACGTCCACTTCGGCTGCGACGACACCATCCACGCCGTCAGGTCAGCCTAGCATAG TTAACTGCGGCCTGCGAGACCTGTACTGCGTGCTGGAGTGCGACCGAGTGCACAAGGCCCGAACAGTCGTGCGCACGGGAGACCTCATGTTTGACTGGGACGAGAACTTCGAGCTGGACCTCGTGGGCAACCGGCAGCTCGACCTTCTCGTCTACTCCTGGGACCCGCAGTACCGACACAAGCTCTGCTACAAGGGCTCGGTTCACCTGGCGTCTCTCCTAAAGGAGTCGCCCATCCATCAGCTGGCGGTGAAGGTGGAACCACGAGGAACGATATACCTGAGGCTCAGGTACACGGACGCCGGCCAGACCTTCCGCAGGAGAGGACTGCCCATCATCTCTTTGGCCACGAGAATCGCACCGCTCTTCGGCATCGACCTCGACACAGTT GTGACTCGAGAGAGCAAGACCGGAGGCGTACCGGGCGGAGTGTCGACGGCTCTGGCGATGGGCGGCAGTGGAGTCCCCAACGTGCCGATAATCGTCTGGCGCTGCGTCGAGGAGGTCGAGCGAAGGGGATTGGACATCATCG GCTTGTACAGACTCTGCGGCTCGGCGACGAAAAAGCGAATACTGAGGGAGGCTTTCGAGAGAAACGCGAGGTCGGTCGATCTGTCGTCCGATAACGTTCCCGATATCAACGTTATCACAG GCGTTTTGAAAGACTACTTGAGGGAGCTGCCGGAGCCGCTGTTCACAAAGTGCCTCTACCAGATGATGGTCGACGCACTTGGAGTTTGTCTACCGGACGACCCCCAGGGCAACGCCAAGCTTATGTTTAGCATCCTGGATTGCTTGCCGACCGTCAACAAG TGCACGTTGATATACCTACTGGATCATCTGGCGATGGTCATCTCCCAATGCAATAAAATGTCGCCGGCGAGTCTGGCGGTCTGCTTCGGCCCGGTACTGATGCTGCACTCGGATGAGTCAGGAGCGCCACTCGACTTCCAGCAACCCATAGCCGTGCTCAAGTATCTGCTTGAGATCTGGCCCGTCAAGTCAG TTCGGAAGATTTCTTCAGCCGGTTCAACACTTCCTCGAGTTACGCCAGCTCtcggcaacagcagcaacaccaccagcagcagctcgcATCAGCCGCAGGTCTCGGCTGCCTCTCAGCTTCTGCATCAGCATCATCAGCAAtcaatgcagcagcagcatcagcagcagcaaattcagcagcagcagcaatcaatgcagcagcatcagcagcagcagcaaatcCAGCACTCACACcaagcgcagcagcagcagcagtcgcagcAGTCGGGAACCTTGCCTCGAACAGGGCTGCTCTGGCAGCAGCAACCCTCACTTCATCATCAGCCCCCCACAACTACTACATCGGCCGttcagcagctgcagcagcaacagccacCCACCACAACTTCCTCGCGGCCTCCGCCACCGCCGCCTATCAAGCCGCGACAG GTGATAGTCTCGTCTCCCGGTTCACCTAGCAGCGAGGATTCCAGCAGCTATCAGGAGTCAGTTAAGATGAGCCGGCAGTCACCGGCTACTACGACTACGGCCACGACCAGTGGCAGCatgagcagtagcagcagcgtcAACGCCATGACCGCAGCGGCCACGACGAGCAGCGGCTTCAACTTCAGCAGCTACAGCAACGCCTCTCACGGCAGCACCGCCGCCACGACCTCTAGCAGCATCTTCGTCAACAGCAAGCCTCACCCCCACTCCACCAATCCGTTCCTCAACGCCATGAGCAACGGCAACGGCTACGGTAACGGTAATGGGGGTAATGGACACCACCACAACAGTAACGGTCACAGCGTCAGCTTCTTCGGCAACGGGACGAACGAGCAGGTGACGCCGACCAGCAGCGTCGACACGGAGGACGGCGGTACTGGCCAAGgtgaggaaggcgagcgcggCGTCGAGGGTGACGCTGAGGCCAGCGACGACGATCACCTGCAGAACAAACACTGA
- the LOC100679615 gene encoding rho GTPase-activating protein 100F isoform X8, which translates to MQWRKHVRIKYGGRVGVGQGQSGGDQEEAAAAAAVAEEEVQQQQQLPGRVLAAVVQQQQHQLEQQQPLLQVRVLQLNGEGGARLGYVCQQQQPFSLQPGARRSSASAMLCCGRRKEGRGEVTDISASPGRQVPVNQLRPKEPPPMVIQGDFRKERESLLQVSGITNEIFRQLETVENDHDASTAAALEAVEKHGEMVVRVIEPRQMGRQASEAAKKFIAMQDPKHPIHFVEIIKRPGQTLGLYIREGNGVDRNDGVFISRIALETAVYNSGCLKVGDEILAVNLVDVTHMSLDDVVIIMSIPRRLVLAIRHGPHQLVSHSRQNEHKAPPVVVIKKELNEDENDHVTSNHIRDSNRRRGDGREMLPSRSKLGLSGLGSTQDIGASNGDLYYNSRPESHIGWSYQPPPPPVITQQPKPSSTQHFQPYERGYPKTLESLAEKDFTKVHSFYPPTANNGTRRMSAGTGVQSVGGPGSRMPSSASHYATAYGQHPATGRIMPRSGSDQHLPRVDYTSITTPARHTLLRSSLKTGSSALRYGTRYGAQNDTMSSQRQGQFGTLTRRHRPSLDYASDTEATCSSSPRSAYYYYRHNMNNPAQSSAVSHLATLSRSQIGQSTGLRSNSLPRSGRTLPQQPSLRPGLSTVASGLIDQEDSDGALSAPELPAIRRDRGRIPSSPSVFTSDEYRAWLSRTPSTSALYEQIRSTSNRPPRYTYSAENIHAAVNQADYGGYGSYRPMASTLDRLSTRSASAQQVNLANLRASTAISSSSHRAAAGNPRPSSVASNVRSSLAGQKAGGLGGAAANQRASNVRRMRNILDLESSRGSIPTPTPARNIDQRLLDINPAEFLKYKIEKPPTVGTPSSTSSLLSSLADSTGGDFSSGVSGLLWVHLLAGRGLRATTSTSAATTPSTPSGQPSIVNCGLRDLYCVLECDRVHKARTVVRTGDLMFDWDENFELDLVGNRQLDLLVYSWDPQYRHKLCYKGSVHLASLLKESPIHQLAVKVEPRGTIYLRLRYTDAGQTFRRRGLPIISLATRIAPLFGIDLDTVVTRESKTGGVPGGVSTALAMGGSGVPNVPIIVWRCVEEVERRGLDIIGLYRLCGSATKKRILREAFERNARSVDLSSDNVPDINVITGVLKDYLRELPEPLFTKCLYQMMVDALGVCLPDDPQGNAKLMFSILDCLPTVNKCTLIYLLDHLAMVISQCNKMSPASLAVCFGPVLMLHSDESGAPLDFQQPIAVLKYLLEIWPVKSDSSEDFFSRFNTSSSYASSRQQQQHHQQQLASAAGLGCLSASASASSAINAAAASAAANSAAAAINAAASAAAANPALTPSAAAAAVAAVGNLASNRAALAAATLTSSSAPHNYYIGRSAAAAATATHHNFLAASATAAYQAATEQTQIAGSTKSLTAQRRRFLHR; encoded by the exons GAGGGCCGGGGGGAAGTGACAGACATAAGCGCAAGTCCGGGGAGGCAGGTGCCTGTCAACCAGTTGCGCCCCAAGGAGCCTCCCCCTATGGTCATTCAGGGAGACTTCAGAAAG GAGAGGGAGTCTCTGTTGCAGGTGAGCGGAATAACGAACGAGATCTTCAGGCAGTTGGAAACCGTAGAGAACGACCATGACGCCTCAACGGCAGCGGCCCTCGAGGCCGTGGAGAAGCACGGCGAGATGGTCGTCAGGGTCATCGAGCCGAGGCAGATGGGCAGACAGGCCTCCGAAGCTGCGAAAAAGTTCATCGCCATGCAG GATCCAAAGCACCCTATCCATTTCGTCGAGATCATCAAAAGACCCGGTCAGACTCTGGGACTCTACATTCGGGAGGGCAACGGTGTGGATAGGAACGACGGCGTATTCATCTCGAGGATAGCACTGGAGACGGCTGTTTACAACAGCGGCTGTTTGAAG GTCGGCGATGAGATTCTGGCGGTGAATCTCGTGGACGTGACGCACATGAGCCTCGACGACGTGGTGATCATCATGTCGATACCGAGGCGACTGGTGCTCGCCATAAGGCACGGGCCGCACCAGCTCGTCTCGCACAGCCGGCAGAACGAGCACAAGGCGCCGCCGGTGGTCGTCATCAAGAAGGAGCTCAACGAAGACGAGAACGACCACGTCACCAGCAACCACATAAG GGACAGCAACCGCAGAAGAGGCGACGGCCGGGAGATGCTTCCCTCGCGCTCGAAGCTGGGCTTATCCGGCCTGGGCTCGACGCAGGACATAGGCGCGAGCAACGGCGACCTGTACTACAACTCCAGGCCGGAGAGTCACATAGGCTGGTCCTATCAGCCGCCTCCGCCGCCCGTCATCACTCAGCAGCCCAAGCCGTCCTCGACCCAGCACTTCCAGCCTTACGAGCGCGGCTATCCCAAGACCCTCGAGAGCCTCGCTGAGAAG GATTTCACGAAG GTACACTCGTTTTACCCGCCAACGGCGAACAACGGAACGCGGCGCATGTCCGCGGGTACCGGCGTCCAGTCCGTCGGCGGCCCAGGCAGTCGTATGCCCAGCTCGGCATCGCACTACGCCACGGCCTACGGCCAGCATCCGGCCACCGGACGCATCATGCCCAGGAGCGGCTCGGATCAACATCTGCCACGCGTCGACTACACCAGCATCACGACACCGGCGAGGCACACGCTGCTCAGGTCCAGCCTGAAGACCG GTTCATCAGCGTTACGGTACGGCACTCGCTACGGCGCCCAGAATGACACGATGTCGTCGCAGCGTCAGGGCCAATTCGGCACGTTGACTCGTCGGCACAGGCCATCGTTGGACTACGCCTCCGACACCGAGGCCACCTGCTCGAGCTCGCCGCGCTCGGCCTACTACTACTACAGGCACAACATGAACAATCCCGCGCAGAGCAGTGCGGTGTCACATCTTGCAACCCTCTCGCGCTCGCAGATCGGCCAGAGCACAG GCTTGAGATCGAACTCGTTGCCGCGTAGCGGCCGGACGTTGCCGCAGCAGCCGAGCCTTAGACCGGGCCTTAGCACCGTCGCGTCGGGTCTGATCGATCAGGAAGACAGCGACGGAGCCCTCTCGGCTCCCGAACTACCCGCTATCCGACGAGACCGAG GAAGGATACCGTCGTCGCCGAGTGTCTTCACGTCGGACGAGTACCGAGCTTGGTTGAGTCGGACGCCGAGTACCTCGGCCCTCTACGAGCAGATCCGCTCGACGTCGAATCGACCGCCGCGCTACACCTACAGTGCCGAGAACATCCACGCAGCCGTTAACCAG GCGGACTACGGCGGCTACGGCTCCTACCGGCCGATGGCGAGCACACTGGACCGTCTGTCGACCCGTTCAGCCTCGGCCCAGCAGGTGAACCTGGCGAACCTTCGAGCCTCGACGGCGATCAGCTCGTCGAGCCACAGAGCGGCGGCTGGCAATCCGAGACCGTCGTCCGTCGCGTCGAACGTCAGGTCGTCATTGGCAGGACAGAAAGCCGGTGGCCTCGGAGGAGCCGCGGCTAACCAACGCGCCAGCAACGTCCGTAGGATGCGCAACATCCTCGACCTCGAGTCGAGTCGAGGCAGCATACCCACGCCGACGCCTGCCCGAAACATAGACCAAAGACTACTAGACATTAATCCTGCAG AGTTCCTGAAGTATAAGATAGAGAAGCCACCGACGGTGGGAACGCCGAGCTCGACGAGTTCGCTGCTGAGCTCACTGGCCGACAGCACGGGCGGCGACTTCTCCAGCGGGGTGAGCGGTCTGCTCTGGGTCCACCTTCTCGCCGGACGCGGCCTTCGCGCCACCACGTCCACTTCGGCTGCGACGACACCATCCACGCCGTCAGGTCAGCCTAGCATAG TTAACTGCGGCCTGCGAGACCTGTACTGCGTGCTGGAGTGCGACCGAGTGCACAAGGCCCGAACAGTCGTGCGCACGGGAGACCTCATGTTTGACTGGGACGAGAACTTCGAGCTGGACCTCGTGGGCAACCGGCAGCTCGACCTTCTCGTCTACTCCTGGGACCCGCAGTACCGACACAAGCTCTGCTACAAGGGCTCGGTTCACCTGGCGTCTCTCCTAAAGGAGTCGCCCATCCATCAGCTGGCGGTGAAGGTGGAACCACGAGGAACGATATACCTGAGGCTCAGGTACACGGACGCCGGCCAGACCTTCCGCAGGAGAGGACTGCCCATCATCTCTTTGGCCACGAGAATCGCACCGCTCTTCGGCATCGACCTCGACACAGTT GTGACTCGAGAGAGCAAGACCGGAGGCGTACCGGGCGGAGTGTCGACGGCTCTGGCGATGGGCGGCAGTGGAGTCCCCAACGTGCCGATAATCGTCTGGCGCTGCGTCGAGGAGGTCGAGCGAAGGGGATTGGACATCATCG GCTTGTACAGACTCTGCGGCTCGGCGACGAAAAAGCGAATACTGAGGGAGGCTTTCGAGAGAAACGCGAGGTCGGTCGATCTGTCGTCCGATAACGTTCCCGATATCAACGTTATCACAG GCGTTTTGAAAGACTACTTGAGGGAGCTGCCGGAGCCGCTGTTCACAAAGTGCCTCTACCAGATGATGGTCGACGCACTTGGAGTTTGTCTACCGGACGACCCCCAGGGCAACGCCAAGCTTATGTTTAGCATCCTGGATTGCTTGCCGACCGTCAACAAG TGCACGTTGATATACCTACTGGATCATCTGGCGATGGTCATCTCCCAATGCAATAAAATGTCGCCGGCGAGTCTGGCGGTCTGCTTCGGCCCGGTACTGATGCTGCACTCGGATGAGTCAGGAGCGCCACTCGACTTCCAGCAACCCATAGCCGTGCTCAAGTATCTGCTTGAGATCTGGCCCGTCAAGTCAG ACAGTTCGGAAGATTTCTTCAGCCGGTTCAACACTTCCTCGAGTTACGCCAGCTCtcggcaacagcagcaacaccaccagcagcagctcgcATCAGCCGCAGGTCTCGGCTGCCTCTCAGCTTCTGCATCAGCATCATCAGCAAtcaatgcagcagcagcatcagcagcagcaaattcagcagcagcagcaatcaatgcagcagcatcagcagcagcagcaaatcCAGCACTCACACcaagcgcagcagcagcagcagtcgcagcAGTCGGGAACCTTGCCTCGAACAGGGCTGCTCTGGCAGCAGCAACCCTCACTTCATCATCAGCCCCCCACAACTACTACATCGGCCGttcagcagctgcagcagcaacagccacCCACCACAACTTCCTCGCGGCCTCCGCCACCGCCGCCTATCAAGCCGCGACAG AGCAAACGCAAATTGCCGGCTCTACCAAATCGCTGACAGCACAGAGACGCCGCTTCTTGCACAG GTGA